Proteins encoded together in one Solanum lycopersicum chromosome 7, SLM_r2.1 window:
- the hqt gene encoding hydroxycinnamoyl CoA quinate transferase (The RefSeq protein has 6 substitutions, 1 non-frameshifting indel compared to this genomic sequence), with protein MGSEKMMKINIKESTLVKPSKPTPTKRIWSSNLDLIVGRIHLLTVYFYKPNGSSNFFDNKVIKEALSNVLVSFYPMAGRLGRDEQGRIEVNCNGEGVLFVEAESDSCVDDFGDFTPSLELRKLIPSVETSGDISTFPLVIFQITRFKCGGVALGGGVFHTLSDGLSSIHFINTWSDIARGLSVAVPPFIDRTLLRARDPPTSSFEHVEYHPPPTLNSSKNRESSTTTMLKFSSEQLGLLKSKSKNEGSTYEILAAHIWRCTCKARGLPEDQLTKLHVATDGRSRLCPPLPPGYLGNVVFTATPIAKSCELQSEPLTNSVKRIHNELIKMDDNYLRSALDYLELQPDLSTLIRGPAYFASPNLNINSWTRLPVHECDFGWGRPIHMGPACILYEGTIYIIPSPNSKDRNLRLAVCLDAGHMSLFEKYLYEL; from the exons atgggaagtgaaaaaatgatgaaaattaatATCAAAGAATCAACACTAGTGAAACCATCAAAACCAACACCAACAAAGAGAATTTGGAGTTCTAATTTGGATTTAATTGTTGGAAGAATTCATCTTTTGactgtttatttttataaaccaAATggatcttcaaatttttttgataataaagTTATTAAAGAAGCATTAAGTAATGTTTTAGTTTCATTTTATCCAATGGCTGGAAGATTAGGTAGGGATGAACAAGGTAGAATTGAAGTTAATTGTAATGGTGAAGGTGTTTTGTTTGTTGAGGCTGAAAGTGATTCATGTGTTGATGATTTTGGTGATTTTACACCATCTTTGGAACTTAGAAAACTCATTCCAAGTGTTGAAGCTTCTGGAGATATCTCAACTTTCCCACTAGTTATATTtcag gtTACTCGTTTCAAGTGTGGTGGAGTCGCTCTTGGTGGTGGAGTATTCCACACGTTATCCGATGGTCTCTCATCCATCCACTTCATCAACACGTGGTCGGACATCGCACGTGGCCTCTCCGTCGCAGTCCCGCCGTTCATCGATCGGACGCTCCTCCGTGCAAGGGACCCGCCGACATCTTCTTTCGAGCACGTTGAGTACCATCCTCCACCTACCCTAAACTCATCGAAAAATCGCGAGTCCATAGGCCCAAAGTCCAGTACCACGACCATGTTGAAATTCTCGAGTGAACAACTCGGGCTTCTAAAGTCCAAGTCCAAAAACGAGGGTAGCACATATGAAATCCTCGCAGCCCATATTTGGCGATGCACGTGCAAGGCACGTGGATTGCCAGATGATCAATTGACCAAATTACACGTGGCCACCGACGGAAGGTCAAGGCTTTGCCCTCCCTTGCCACCGGGTTACCTAGGAAACGTCGTGTTCACGGCCACCCCAATAGCTAAATCATGCGAACTTCAATCAGAGCCGTTGACAAATTCCGTCAAGAGAATTCACAGCGAGTTGATCAAAATGGACGACAATTACCTAAGATCAGCACTGGATTACCTCGAATTACAACCTGATTTATCAACCCTAATTCGGGGCCCGGCTTACTTTGCTAGCCCTAACCTCAATATTAATAGTTGGACTAGGTTGCCTGTCCATGAGTGTGATTTTGGATGGGGTAGGCCAATTCATATGGGACCAGCTTGCATTTTATATGAAGGGACAATTTATATTATACCAAGTCCAAATTCTAAAGATAGGAACTTGCGTTTGGCTGTTTGTCTAGATGCTGATCACATGCcactatttgaaaaatatttatatgaattatga
- the LOC101247730 gene encoding putative late blight resistance protein homolog R1B-16, translating into MVFFSWKSLDLVECYDRVYSTKECLSQIVDEIELIELEVMKMYEQMSCYKKPNESECYLLDSSAEKSPVVQDIVVGLDDDVLEIKTRLCSFSSKLGVVTLVGMGGIGKSTLARMVYDDPLIKYHFSICAWVTVKDRQMKGLLIGLLDDIVEFTDEIHEKHSEQLEEMLYRRLKFNRYLIVLDDVWTTENWDRIKRCFSDDKNGSRILLTTRLMNVALHAKSNIPPYCLRFLDSEESWELLRHKVFGSKHDHLELEDIGKKIAEQCQGLPLTILVIAGQLSKIERTRICWKTFAKTVGSMVTDEHEKCLDILALSYRNLPYHLKACFIYMCGFLTQTEICVQLLIRLWIAEGFLTNRKVKNLEKYAEECLEDLVNRSLVIVKERKSNGRIKSCAVHDLLQDLGLREAQKENFCCFPELFASDDTLHCGRRLNYLDAASIEVPWKPLLPLSRTLLLSYHSGALKGFSPQMYGPLLYKLLRVLHILNITFDCFPPQVLQLVHLRYLALAVYEPDCPELISRLWNLQTFILNTSHTVNLPETVWEMESLRHVCLGKGCFLPNPASGFNGISKVLTNLQTITYMDIASCTREVVVNVPNLKKLSIHGRGECSSSEPSSSYYLSNLRYLKQLEKLKLCYHKLSSMDFFPSSLKKLVLQRCSSLPRGFTNTLSSLPNLEILKLMCVEFEQHTWNLTEEVFSNLKYLKLDSLELVVWDASSVNFPNLEHLVLEHCYSIENMPHEIENIYTLQCIEVRSCCVIVEMFVQRVQEEVKNMGNDSLNVSIQEMGNINLSVEQCVFEWNRVQRTKKRARRKRYFVIQNAGSIPGFGSWT; encoded by the coding sequence ATGGTTTTCTTTAGCTGGAAAAGTTTGGACCTAGTAGAGTGTTATGATAGGGTGTATAGCACCAAGGAGTGTTTGTCCCAAATCGTTGATGAAATCGAATTGATTGAATTGGAAGTGATGAAGATGTATGAGCAAATGTCTTGTTACAAAAAACCTAATGAATCTGAGTGCTATTTGCTTGATAGTTCAGCAGAAAAAAGTCCAGTAGTACAAGACATTGTGGTTGGCCTAGACGACGATGTGTTGGAAATAAAAACCCGGCTTTGCTCTTTCTCGTCTAAGTTGGGGGTTGTCACTCTTGTTGGTATGGGTGGTATAGGCAAAAGCACCCTTGCTAGAATGGTTTACGATGATCCCCTCATCAAATATCACTTTAGTATTTGTGCTTGGGTCACGGTGAAAGATCGTCAAATGAAAGGATTGTTGATTGGTCTACTTGATGATATTGTTGAGTTTACTGATGAGATTCATGAGAAACATAGTGAGCAATTGGAAGAAATGTTGTATAGAAGGTTAAAGTTTAATCGGTATCTCATCGTCTTGGATGATGTGTGGACTACAGAGAATTGGGATCGTATAAAAAGGTGTTTCTCAGATGACAAGAATGGAAGCCGAATATTACTAACTACCCGACTTATGAATGTAGCATTACATGCTAAATCCAATATCCCTCCATACTGCTTAAGATTCTTGGATTCGGAGGAAAGCTGGGAACTTCTACGTCATAAGGTGTTTGGAAGTAAACATGACCATCTGGAATTAGAGGATATTGGGAAAAAGATTGCAGAACAATGCCAAGGACTACCTCTAACGATTCTCGTTATTGCTGGCCAGCTATCTAAGATAGAAAGGACTAGGATATGTTGGAAGACTTTTGCAAAAACTGTTGGTTCAATGGTTACCGATGAGCACGAGAAATGCTTAGATATACTTGCTTTGAGTTACAGAAACTTGCCATATCACTTGAAAGCTTGCTTCATTTATATGTGTGGATTTCTAACACAGACCGAGATTTGTGTCCAGCTATTGATAAGGTTATGGATTGCAGAGGGTTTTCTGACTAACAGAAAGGTAAAGAACTTGGAAAAGTATGCAGAAGAATGTTTGGAAGATCTTGTGAACCGTAGTCTCGTTATTGTCAAAGAGAGGAAATCCAATGGTCGAATCAAAAGTTGTGCTGTCCATGATCTTCTGCAAGACTTAGGCTTGAGAGAGGCTCAAAAGGAGAATTTCTGTTGTTTCCCTGAACTCTTTGCCTCAGATGATACTTTGCATTGTGGTCGTCGTCTCAATTACCTTGATGCTGCCTCTATTGAAGTTCCGTGGAAGCCATTGCTTCCCCTCTCCCGAACTCTGCTCCTTTCCTATCACTCGGGAGCTCTGAAGGGTTTTAGTCCACAGATGTATGGTCCTTTACTATATAAACTGTTGAGAGTATTGCACATACTAAATATCACCTTCGATTGTTTTCCGCCTCAAGTTTTGCAGCTTGTTCATTTAAGGTATCTTGCGCTAGCAGTTTATGAACCCGATTGCCCTGAATTGATTTCAAGGCTGTGGAACTTACAGACCTTCATTTTGAATACAAGTCATACCGTGAATCTGCCTGAAACTGTATGGGAAATGGAAAGCTTAAGGCATGTCTGTTTGGGTAAAGGATGTTTTTTACCTAATCCCGCGTCTGGCTTCAATGGGATTTCTAAGGTTTTAACGAATCTACAAACAATAACCTATATGGATATTGCTAGTTGTACAAGAGAAGTGGTCGTTAATGTTCCAAATCTCAAGAAATTGTCAATACATGGACGCGGAGAATGTAGTAGCAGTGAGCCATCATCATCCTATTACCTCAGTAATCTTCGCTACTTGAAGCAGCTTGAAAAGTTGAAGCTTTGCTACCACAAGTTGTCAAGCATGGATTTTTTCCCGTCAAGTCTGAAGAAGTTGGTTCTGCAGAGGTGTTCTTCTCTCCCACGTGGATTTACGAACACTCTTTCTAGCTTACCCAATCTTGAGATTCTTAAACTGATGTGTGTAGAATTCGAGCAACACACTTGGAATCTGACTGAAGAAGTGTTCAGTAACTTGAAGTACCTAAAACTGGATTCTCTCGAGCTTGTTGTATGGGATGCTAGCTCGGTAAACTTTCCAAACCTCGAACATCTAGTGCTAGAACATTGTTACTCTATCGAGAATATGCCTCATGAGATAGAGAACATCTATACGTTACAATGCATTGAGGTACGTTCGTGTTGTGTGATTGTGGAAATGTTTGTTCAAAGAGTACAAGAGGAAGTGAAGAATATGGGGAATGACAGCCTCAATGTATCTATCCAGGAGATGGGCAACATCAATCTTTCTGTTGAACAATGTGTATTCGAGTGGAATAGAGTTCAACGAACTAAAAAACGCGCAAGAAGAAAGAGGTATTTCGTTATCCAAAATGCAGGAAGTATCCCAGGTTTTGGGAGCTGGACATGA